In one window of Chanodichthys erythropterus isolate Z2021 chromosome 23, ASM2448905v1, whole genome shotgun sequence DNA:
- the LOC137013968 gene encoding uncharacterized protein, whose amino-acid sequence MADSRELVVRGSSWSPEFIKFFLSAEQTALLYHLSFVCLGKCPKLEYRIREQASETHLLFKSSEAVLMKCVDTSSNLVTSQFPLVIEAAEKNKPVLAVKHLVNARTCISDIIRAVDDIITRYDHQAQRVKKCTSDVFVEQRETEEKLKKHTYEMKALEEALVEFELELKKIVSENNGPRNREWDIKIRLIELQLKLANCKIQQGEIPSPVHLKEVQKCLKQIQHILNDLNKFWIKVGVLLETLKGKTFAGEQLIEYLEDMKEEFLNSIEEAKQGWQRFDECCQRAHDNFSIQPE is encoded by the exons ATGGCCGACAGCAGAG AGCTTGTCGTCAGGGGATCCTCATGGAGTCCAGAGTTCATCAAGTTTTTTCTATCTGCGGAGCAAACGGCTCTCCTCTATCATCTGTCATTCGTGTGTCTGGGTAAATGCCCAAAGCTGGAGTATCGGATCAGAGAACAAGCTAGTGAAACACATCTGCTGTTTAAATCCTCTGAGGCTGTTCTGATGAAG TGTGTCGACACGAGTTCCAACCTGGTCACTTCGCAGTTCCCGTTAGTAATAGAAGCTGCTGAGAAGAACAAACCCGTTCTGGCTGTGAAACACCTGGTGAATGCCAGAACATGTATCAGTGACATCATCAGAGCCGTGGATGACATCATTACGAG GTATGATCATCAAGCCCAAAGAGTGAAAAAATGCACCAGTGATGTGTTTGTTGAACAGAGAGAGACTGAAGAAAAACTGAAGAAACACACTTATGAGATGAAGGCTCTGGAGGAAGCTCTGGTCGAGTTTGAACTGGAGCTGAAAAAAATTGTCTCTGAAAATAATGGTCCTCGAAACCGAGAGTGGGACATCAAAATCAGACTGATTGAGCTTCAGCTGAAGTTGGCCAATTGCAAAATACAACAGG GTGAGATTCCCAGTCCTGTTCACCTGAAGGAAGTGCAGAAGTGTCTTAAACAAATCCAACACATTCTGAATGATCTTAATAAGTTCTGGATTAAAGTGGGTGTTTTGCTGGAGACACTGAAAGGCAAGACCTTTGCTGGGGAGCAACTGATTGAATACCTGGAAGACATGAAGGAGGAGTTTCTGAACTCCATTGAAGAAGCAAAACAG GGTTGGCAGAGATTTGATGAATGCTGTCAGAGAGCACATGACAACTTCAGCATTCAGCCTGAGTGA